The Campylobacter concisus genome window below encodes:
- the thiH gene encoding 2-iminoacetate synthase ThiH, whose translation MKFTRTDHMQLLPHMQDVGSDIMDEILKERASYKPEIYSEADVKAALNAKHCSLENLKALLSPAAAPFLEPIAKLAQAKTRANFGSNITLFTPLYIANYCDNLCVYCGFNAKNNIKRAKLSDEEITRELKEISKSGLEEILILTGESETNSSVAYIANACALAKKFFKVVGVEIYPLNSEGYALLHKSGADYVTVFQETYNPTKYEKIHLGGNKRIFPYRLNAQERALLGGMRGVGFAALLGIDDFRLDAFATALHASLVQKKYPHAEIAFSCPRLRPIINNDRINPRDVGERELLQVICAYRIFMPTASITISTREKAKFRDNAVKIAANKISAGVKVSIGAHGEEKKGDEQFEISDSRSVDEIKAMIKANGLEPLMSEYVYV comes from the coding sequence ATGAAATTTACAAGAACCGACCACATGCAGCTGCTGCCACACATGCAGGACGTTGGTAGCGACATTATGGATGAGATTTTAAAAGAGCGCGCTAGCTACAAGCCTGAAATTTACAGCGAAGCAGACGTAAAAGCAGCTCTTAATGCAAAGCACTGCTCGCTTGAAAATTTAAAAGCCCTACTCTCGCCTGCTGCAGCGCCATTTTTAGAGCCAATAGCCAAACTCGCTCAAGCAAAAACAAGGGCAAATTTTGGCTCAAACATCACTCTTTTTACCCCGCTTTACATAGCAAACTACTGCGATAATCTCTGCGTTTATTGCGGTTTTAACGCTAAAAATAATATAAAAAGGGCAAAGCTAAGCGACGAGGAGATCACAAGAGAGCTAAAAGAAATTTCAAAGAGCGGCTTAGAAGAAATTTTAATTCTAACTGGCGAGAGCGAGACCAACTCAAGTGTCGCTTACATCGCAAATGCCTGCGCTTTGGCAAAGAAATTTTTTAAAGTCGTTGGGGTTGAAATTTACCCGCTAAACTCTGAGGGCTACGCCCTACTTCACAAAAGCGGCGCAGACTACGTGACCGTCTTTCAAGAGACCTACAATCCCACAAAATACGAAAAAATCCACCTTGGTGGCAATAAAAGAATTTTCCCATACCGCTTAAATGCGCAAGAGCGAGCGCTTCTTGGGGGTATGAGAGGGGTTGGCTTTGCCGCACTTCTTGGCATAGATGACTTTAGGCTTGACGCCTTTGCTACGGCACTTCACGCAAGCTTAGTTCAAAAAAAGTATCCGCACGCTGAGATCGCATTTTCATGCCCAAGACTTCGCCCTATCATAAACAACGACCGCATCAACCCGCGTGACGTGGGTGAGCGCGAGCTTTTACAAGTGATCTGTGCTTATAGAATTTTCATGCCAACAGCTAGCATAACGATCTCAACCAGAGAAAAGGCAAAATTTCGTGACAACGCCGTAAAGATCGCCGCAAATAAGATAAGCGCTGGCGTAAAAGTAAGCATCGGCGCTCACGGCGAAGAGAAAAAGGGCGACGAGCAGTTTGAGATAAGTGATAGCAGAAGCGTGGATGAGATCAAGGCTATGATAAAAGCAAACGGCCTAGAGCCATTAATGAGCGAGTATGTCTATGTTTAA
- a CDS encoding thiamine phosphate synthase: MSMFKILCVADFDSYKSDDFLKRIQLLCKAGVDEILLRAKGLSEADFYNLARVVAQICENYRKKFIINQFFDVACKLKSDFWLTSAQLDFFKNHGVFLDEFRKTAKIYAPAHDLEQAKISASIADVLVASHIFATSCKPNLEPKGLNFISELKSFDKEIYALGGLGIKNYKEAIKVGASGICFMSLAMNGDMELIKKITESKNG, encoded by the coding sequence ATGTCTATGTTTAAAATTCTCTGCGTGGCCGACTTTGACAGCTATAAGAGCGATGACTTTTTAAAGAGAATTCAACTACTTTGCAAGGCTGGTGTGGATGAAATTTTGCTTCGTGCAAAGGGGCTAAGCGAGGCTGATTTTTATAATCTTGCTAGGGTTGTGGCTCAAATTTGTGAAAACTACCGCAAGAAATTTATCATTAATCAATTTTTTGACGTAGCTTGCAAGCTAAAGAGCGACTTTTGGCTCACTTCAGCGCAGCTTGACTTTTTTAAAAATCACGGCGTTTTTTTAGATGAATTTAGAAAAACAGCTAAAATTTACGCACCAGCTCACGACCTAGAACAGGCTAAAATTTCAGCCTCTATCGCTGACGTGCTGGTCGCTTCTCATATATTTGCCACCTCTTGCAAGCCAAATTTAGAGCCAAAAGGGCTAAATTTTATAAGTGAGCTAAAAAGCTTTGATAAAGAAATTTACGCACTTGGCGGACTGGGTATTAAAAACTACAAAGAAGCTATAAAAGTGGGCGCAAGTGGCATTTGTTTTATGAGCCTAGCAATGAATGGTGATATGGAGCTTATAAAAAAGATAACAGAGAGCAAAAACGGCTAA
- a CDS encoding nitrogen fixation protein NifR: protein MGLTDSLNLKATAFANRWRLVIKIWLVFSFLSYALAYYFELEVFGFISAISIFGCVCLLAFSSLLWFVASLVFLQPLVFLLLEKFDESITVYALACSIWLLGWITLSLVVDDKFARLGNDILLKISRIVLVGEFALLYFFNHNSSLDIETLIKSNLTKSLLLLLNSYMLPSLVTLLIFDIKTYIASKNE from the coding sequence ATGGGTTTGACAGATAGCCTAAATTTAAAAGCCACTGCCTTTGCAAATAGGTGGCGACTTGTTATTAAAATTTGGCTTGTTTTTTCTTTTTTATCCTATGCGCTAGCATATTATTTTGAGTTAGAGGTTTTTGGCTTTATCTCGGCCATTTCTATCTTTGGCTGTGTTTGCCTGCTAGCCTTTAGCTCACTTCTTTGGTTTGTCGCTAGCCTTGTATTTTTGCAACCCTTGGTGTTTTTACTACTTGAAAAATTTGATGAAAGCATTACTGTTTATGCTTTAGCCTGCTCAATTTGGCTGCTTGGCTGGATCACTTTGTCGCTTGTGGTCGATGATAAATTTGCAAGACTGGGAAATGACATCTTGCTAAAGATCTCTCGCATAGTTCTTGTTGGCGAGTTTGCCTTGCTATATTTTTTTAACCACAACAGCAGCCTTGACATAGAGACTTTAATAAAGTCAAATTTGACAAAGTCGCTGCTTTTATTGCTAAACTCCTATATGCTGCCATCGCTTGTGACGCTACTTATATTTGATATAAAAACATATATCGCTAGCAAAAATGAGTAA
- the mog gene encoding molybdopterin adenylyltransferase yields MKAKIGILTLSDRASEGTYEDKSGPAIKEVLDSWIVSEREYFYEVIPDEFELIKERLVRMVDVLGCDLVLTTGGTGPAVRDVTPEATEAVCEKMMPGFGELMRAASLQYVPTAILSRQTAGIRGHALIINLPGQPKAIKECLEPVFPSVPYCIDLIEGTYIETDENVMKVFRPKQKKIS; encoded by the coding sequence GTGAAAGCAAAAATAGGCATATTAACCCTTTCTGACCGCGCAAGCGAAGGCACATACGAGGACAAATCAGGCCCAGCGATCAAAGAGGTGCTCGATAGCTGGATAGTGAGCGAGCGTGAGTACTTTTACGAGGTTATACCAGATGAGTTTGAGCTGATAAAAGAGAGGCTTGTGCGCATGGTGGATGTACTTGGCTGCGACCTTGTGCTAACTACTGGCGGTACAGGACCAGCGGTGAGAGACGTTACGCCAGAGGCTACTGAGGCGGTTTGCGAGAAGATGATGCCAGGCTTTGGCGAGCTAATGAGAGCTGCAAGCTTGCAATACGTCCCAACAGCGATCCTGTCGCGCCAAACAGCAGGTATCAGAGGCCACGCGCTCATCATAAATTTACCAGGTCAGCCAAAAGCGATAAAAGAGTGCTTGGAGCCGGTATTTCCGTCAGTGCCATACTGCATAGACCTGATCGAGGGTACATATATCGAGACTGATGAAAACGTTATGAAGGTCTTCCGCCCAAAACAAAAGAAAATCTCGTAA
- a CDS encoding ATP-dependent metallopeptidase FtsH/Yme1/Tma family protein — protein MQKFKFNKKNILIIAAVALISVLLFAVSKEPRNITYSQYMQLMDGNFIDRAVIDDDEVVLYAQNNRFSIIKEGIDLKELIKKVPVEKTKQYITPGMIWGFIIFVCFVLWYAYIFRSIRKKEESLLSKKEGAFEIESVLNQNTMPVISNVRFSDVAGISEVKSELSEIVDFLKNPQKYRNFGIKMPKGVLMIGPPGVGKTLVAKAVAGEANVPFFYQNGASFVQIYVGMGAKRVRELFSRAKSYAPSIIFIDEIDAVGKSRGGTRNDEREATLNQLLTEMDGFEDNSGVIVIAATNRIEMIDEALLRSGRFDRRIFLSMPDFNDRVAILNTYLKDKNCEVAAEDIAKMSVGFSGAALSTLVNEAAINALRNNESVLKIRDFEAVLNKVLLGKKKVLSYSESEKKIQAVYQGAKALSAYWFDVKFEKISLIEDRFMATEQEIESKSQMLSRIKVLISGMCKLEIDENDIFSNSSNDLNLAKEIASKMVYEYGMGSSFVPNPNDVEEILKQAKEEIMSFLKGTNEQIAKISSYLLAYESVDKETLAKILSENY, from the coding sequence ATGCAAAAATTTAAATTTAATAAAAAAAATATCCTAATAATCGCAGCTGTCGCATTAATCAGCGTGCTGTTATTTGCCGTTAGCAAAGAGCCACGAAATATCACATATTCGCAATATATGCAGCTAATGGATGGAAATTTTATAGACCGCGCTGTAATCGATGATGATGAAGTCGTGCTTTATGCACAAAACAATCGTTTTTCTATTATAAAAGAGGGCATCGATCTAAAAGAGCTTATTAAAAAAGTGCCTGTTGAAAAGACTAAGCAATACATCACTCCAGGCATGATCTGGGGATTTATCATCTTTGTCTGCTTCGTGCTTTGGTACGCTTATATCTTTAGAAGTATCAGAAAAAAAGAGGAGAGCTTGCTTAGTAAAAAAGAGGGTGCATTTGAGATAGAAAGCGTGCTAAATCAAAACACTATGCCAGTCATCTCAAATGTGAGATTTAGCGATGTAGCTGGGATTAGTGAGGTCAAAAGCGAGCTTAGCGAGATAGTTGATTTTCTAAAAAATCCACAAAAATATAGAAATTTTGGTATCAAAATGCCAAAAGGCGTGCTAATGATCGGCCCTCCAGGCGTTGGTAAGACGCTTGTAGCAAAGGCAGTTGCTGGCGAGGCAAATGTGCCGTTTTTTTATCAAAACGGTGCAAGCTTTGTGCAAATTTATGTTGGTATGGGTGCAAAAAGAGTACGAGAGCTTTTTAGTAGAGCCAAGTCCTATGCGCCTTCAATCATCTTTATCGACGAGATAGATGCTGTTGGTAAGAGCAGGGGTGGGACTAGAAACGACGAGCGAGAAGCTACGCTAAATCAGCTACTAACCGAGATGGACGGCTTTGAAGATAACTCAGGCGTCATCGTCATAGCTGCTACAAATAGGATCGAGATGATCGACGAGGCGCTACTTAGATCAGGGCGTTTTGATAGGAGAATTTTTCTTTCTATGCCTGATTTTAACGATAGGGTAGCGATCTTAAACACATATCTAAAAGATAAAAACTGCGAAGTGGCCGCTGAGGATATCGCCAAAATGAGCGTTGGCTTTTCAGGTGCGGCACTTAGCACACTTGTAAATGAAGCTGCGATAAATGCTCTAAGAAATAATGAGAGCGTACTAAAAATAAGAGACTTTGAGGCTGTTTTAAATAAGGTCTTGCTCGGTAAGAAAAAGGTTCTAAGCTACAGCGAGAGCGAGAAAAAAATCCAAGCCGTCTATCAAGGCGCAAAGGCGCTAAGTGCCTACTGGTTTGATGTGAAATTTGAAAAAATTTCGCTCATAGAAGACCGCTTTATGGCGACTGAGCAAGAGATCGAGTCAAAGTCACAGATGCTCTCACGCATAAAGGTGCTTATCTCTGGCATGTGCAAGCTTGAGATAGATGAGAATGACATCTTTTCAAACTCAAGTAACGACTTAAATTTAGCAAAAGAGATCGCTTCAAAGATGGTTTATGAATACGGCATGGGAAGTTCATTTGTCCCTAATCCAAATGATGTAGAAGAAATTTTAAAACAAGCAAAAGAAGAGATAATGTCCTTTTTAAAGGGTACAAACGAGCAGATCGCAAAGATCAGCTCATATCTGCTAGCGTACGAGAGTGTAGATAAAGAAACGCTAGCAAAAATTTTAAGCGAAAACTATTAA
- the mtaB gene encoding tRNA (N(6)-L-threonylcarbamoyladenosine(37)-C(2))-methylthiotransferase MtaB, whose protein sequence is MQKIFFKTFGCRTNIYDTELLKSYIKDYEITNDEESADIVVINSCTVTNSADSGVRNYINGVKRRGAKVVLTGCGAVSKGKELFNSGIFGVLGASKKSDLNELLKQEKPFFELGNLNSVDKNIVTNYENHTKAFIKIQEGCNFNCSYCIIPSVRGKARSMDEAMILKEAKILAQNGYNELVLTGTNIGSYGKDTNSSLGKLLANLGKISGIRRIRLGSIEPSQIDESFREILKEEWLERHLHIALQHTSQAMLKIMRRRNNAFSDLELFNELSSLGFALGTDYIVGHPGESEEIWAEAVENFKKFPITHLHAFVYSPRRDTHSATLKSDVSGDVAKSRLKILQGIALQNNGNFRKKHNGVLKILVEQKNGEFYEGFDQFYNKAKILSQKDITKEWVEVSEYEVKPDANYAKI, encoded by the coding sequence ATGCAAAAGATATTTTTTAAAACATTTGGATGTCGCACAAATATCTATGATACTGAGCTTTTAAAAAGCTACATCAAGGACTACGAGATCACAAATGATGAAGAGAGCGCCGATATTGTAGTCATAAACTCGTGCACTGTTACAAATTCTGCCGATAGCGGTGTCAGAAACTACATAAACGGTGTAAAAAGGCGCGGGGCTAAGGTGGTGCTGACTGGATGTGGCGCGGTTAGTAAGGGCAAAGAGCTATTTAATAGCGGTATATTTGGCGTACTTGGAGCTAGTAAAAAGAGCGATCTAAATGAGCTTTTAAAGCAAGAAAAACCATTTTTTGAGCTTGGAAATTTAAACTCAGTTGATAAAAATATAGTTACAAATTATGAAAATCATACTAAGGCTTTTATAAAAATTCAAGAAGGCTGCAACTTTAACTGCAGCTACTGCATCATCCCTTCAGTGCGCGGCAAGGCTAGAAGCATGGATGAGGCTATGATACTAAAAGAGGCAAAGATTTTAGCTCAAAACGGATATAATGAGCTTGTGCTAACTGGCACGAATATAGGCAGTTACGGCAAAGATACAAATAGCTCTCTTGGTAAGCTTTTGGCAAACTTGGGTAAAATTTCTGGCATAAGACGCATTAGACTTGGAAGTATTGAGCCAAGCCAGATAGATGAGAGCTTTAGAGAAATTTTAAAAGAAGAGTGGCTGGAGCGTCATTTGCACATCGCACTTCAGCACACGAGTCAGGCTATGCTAAAGATCATGCGAAGACGAAATAACGCATTTAGTGATTTGGAACTTTTTAATGAGCTTAGCTCACTTGGCTTTGCCCTTGGCACGGACTACATCGTGGGTCATCCAGGCGAGAGTGAGGAAATTTGGGCAGAGGCGGTGGAAAATTTTAAAAAATTTCCTATCACACATCTGCACGCTTTTGTATATTCACCAAGGCGTGATACGCATTCAGCGACACTAAAAAGCGATGTTAGCGGTGATGTGGCAAAAAGTAGGCTAAAAATTTTACAAGGCATTGCATTGCAAAATAATGGAAATTTTAGAAAAAAGCATAACGGAGTTTTGAAAATTTTAGTCGAGCAAAAAAATGGTGAGTTTTACGAGGGCTTTGATCAGTTTTATAACAAAGCTAAAATTTTAAGCCAAAAAGATATAACAAAAGAGTGGGTGGAGGTAAGCGAATATGAAGTTAAGCCAGATGCCAATTATGCAAAAATTTAA
- a CDS encoding mechanosensitive ion channel domain-containing protein: MKKIIALLLFCFAIYAEENVTLEQNSSQNLQNNELIKDISNLDNSLKNNIWITRYANYNTYQRLIDELEKNENELKKLDKSSRRGSDIIKRIQTLKEQINLLKEYEKTPFSNMLAAPEMDTPPRITSPVALISGFSYIKKIKSDKIEYQRHIKELDTLLEKLETKENLLNRLNLIEENEQNRESLNLVKQEIGDFKAAKQIADTTYNVYEKRADEAINLTTSDIKAQFLSMGYTAIIILLTIGLTFIAKFIVKRTITDNERFYTVNKFLNVLNITVIIIILLFSYIENVTYLVTVLGFASAGIAIAMKDMFMSMLGWMVIMFGGSIHVGDRIRVLHDGSEFVGDVIDISLLRLTVFEDVSYSTYKTNRRAGRIIFVPNNYIFTDLIANYAHYGMKTVWDGIDIVISFDSNHKKAVYLARNVVKKYSKGYTDIAKRQMNKLRSQYSIKNPNVEPRIYTFFEPYGINVSCWYMANSYATLALRSTISAEIIEAFLAQDDIKIAYPTQTMFIGKKENPSDHTAHSEQESENS; the protein is encoded by the coding sequence ATGAAAAAGATCATAGCTTTACTACTTTTTTGCTTTGCCATTTATGCTGAGGAGAACGTTACGCTTGAGCAAAATAGCTCACAAAATTTACAAAATAACGAGCTTATAAAAGATATTTCAAATCTAGATAACTCCCTAAAAAACAATATCTGGATCACAAGGTATGCTAACTATAACACTTATCAAAGGCTTATTGATGAGCTTGAAAAAAATGAAAATGAACTAAAGAAACTGGACAAAAGCTCAAGAAGAGGCAGCGATATCATAAAAAGAATCCAAACTCTAAAGGAGCAGATAAATTTACTAAAAGAGTATGAAAAAACACCATTTTCAAATATGTTAGCAGCTCCTGAAATGGATACTCCACCAAGGATAACAAGTCCTGTTGCACTTATATCTGGCTTTTCGTATATCAAAAAGATAAAGAGTGATAAGATCGAGTATCAAAGGCATATAAAAGAGCTTGATACGCTTTTAGAAAAGCTTGAAACAAAAGAAAATTTACTAAATAGACTAAATTTGATCGAAGAAAATGAGCAAAATAGAGAAAGCCTAAACTTGGTAAAACAAGAAATAGGCGACTTTAAAGCTGCAAAACAGATTGCTGATACAACTTATAATGTCTATGAAAAAAGAGCTGATGAGGCTATAAATTTAACCACCTCTGATATAAAAGCTCAGTTTTTAAGCATGGGCTATACAGCTATCATCATTCTTTTGACGATCGGACTAACATTTATCGCTAAATTTATCGTTAAAAGAACAATTACTGATAATGAGAGATTTTACACGGTCAATAAATTTTTAAATGTTTTAAATATCACCGTTATCATCATAATCTTACTTTTTTCGTATATCGAAAACGTCACATATCTAGTAACCGTGCTAGGTTTTGCTTCGGCTGGTATCGCCATTGCGATGAAAGATATGTTTATGAGTATGCTTGGCTGGATGGTGATCATGTTTGGTGGCTCTATACATGTTGGTGATAGGATCAGAGTACTTCATGATGGCAGTGAATTTGTGGGTGATGTGATCGATATCTCTTTGCTTAGGCTGACCGTTTTTGAGGATGTTAGCTACTCGACTTATAAGACAAACCGCCGTGCAGGCAGAATTATCTTTGTGCCAAATAACTATATCTTTACTGACCTCATCGCAAACTATGCTCATTATGGTATGAAGACCGTTTGGGATGGTATAGATATCGTTATTAGCTTTGATAGTAATCATAAAAAAGCTGTGTATCTAGCAAGAAATGTCGTTAAAAAATACTCAAAAGGCTATACCGATATCGCAAAACGCCAGATGAATAAACTAAGAAGCCAATACAGTATCAAAAACCCAAATGTCGAGCCAAGAATTTATACATTTTTTGAGCCTTATGGTATAAATGTCTCATGCTGGTATATGGCAAATTCTTATGCGACTTTGGCTCTTAGAAGCACTATTAGCGCAGAGATAATAGAAGCATTTTTAGCTCAAGATGATATAAAGATCGCTTATCCAACACAAACCATGTTTATAGGCAAAAAAGAAAATCCAAGCGATCACACCGCTCACAGCGAGCAAGAGAGTGAAAATTCTTAA
- the aroB gene encoding 3-dehydroquinate synthase yields MQINLNLKEKVSSYKIYINEFERLELKGKVGIVTNAKVAGLHLEKLLSVLKCDEKFIISVPDGEEYKNLETLEQILEQLFVSKFDRSSTLIAFGGGVISDMTGFVASIYERGINFINIPTTLLAQVDASVGGKTGVNNKFGKNLIGSFYQPKAVFCETGFLKTLPKREIAAGIAEALKMAITFDKEMFDWLKSVNLNDENLARLVEKSINLKAKVVEQDEKEKGLRAILNYGHTFAHVIENETNYKEFLHGEAVAIGMNMANRLSVKLGLMSEAEAEEIRQALVKFDLPVGYKIQNENAFYEAFFMDKKTKDDKINFIIADKIGSAIIKNDVKKEDVLKILREFK; encoded by the coding sequence ATGCAGATAAATTTAAATCTTAAAGAAAAAGTATCAAGCTATAAAATTTATATAAACGAGTTTGAAAGATTAGAGCTAAAAGGTAAGGTTGGCATCGTTACAAACGCTAAAGTAGCGGGGCTTCATCTTGAAAAGCTACTTAGTGTTTTGAAGTGTGATGAGAAATTTATCATAAGTGTGCCTGACGGCGAAGAGTATAAAAACCTTGAAACGTTAGAGCAAATTTTAGAGCAGCTTTTTGTGAGCAAATTTGATCGCTCATCTACGCTAATCGCATTTGGTGGTGGCGTCATAAGTGATATGACTGGCTTTGTGGCGAGCATCTATGAAAGAGGAATAAATTTCATAAATATCCCAACTACGCTTTTGGCACAAGTTGATGCGAGTGTGGGTGGAAAGACTGGAGTAAATAACAAATTTGGTAAAAATTTAATAGGCTCTTTTTATCAGCCAAAAGCGGTTTTTTGTGAGACAGGCTTTTTAAAAACATTGCCAAAGAGAGAAATTGCAGCAGGTATTGCTGAAGCTTTAAAGATGGCGATAACATTTGATAAAGAGATGTTTGATTGGTTAAAAAGTGTAAATTTAAATGATGAAAATTTAGCCAGACTGGTTGAAAAATCGATAAATTTAAAGGCGAAAGTGGTTGAGCAAGATGAGAAAGAAAAAGGCTTAAGGGCTATTTTAAACTACGGTCACACATTTGCTCATGTCATCGAAAACGAAACAAACTACAAAGAGTTTTTGCATGGCGAAGCGGTGGCGATAGGTATGAATATGGCAAATCGTTTAAGCGTAAAACTAGGACTCATGAGCGAGGCAGAGGCTGAAGAGATCAGGCAGGCTTTAGTAAAATTTGATCTTCCAGTAGGTTATAAAATACAAAACGAAAATGCATTTTATGAGGCATTTTTTATGGATAAAAAGACAAAAGATGATAAGATAAATTTCATCATTGCAGATAAAATCGGCAGTGCGATCATCAAAAATGACGTCAAAAAAGAAGACGTTTTAAAAATTTTAAGAGAATTTAAATGA
- a CDS encoding COG3400 family protein, which produces MKKILIIADGTFARNFLNRLLETKSNLHHYIVVSSEDYSQKSNYENFTFYQFDPTSLSKLKSVSDGYFSQFCIVCDDKNEAVAVYENLRQISTKTETVFMSSWELDEKCKEIFASDKHLSVVDIRDIAASRLMDYLPDLPVLADNIGLSEGEIMEVKVPIGSSYMYRHISSVAQKKWRIALIYRGSEIILPKPNVMIQPSDILLIVGDPNVLQNVYRSIKRESGQFPSPFGSNIYVLIDMISMDKERVSKLIKDSLYLHSKLNNKRLFFRVINPTLGENLDTLKAMKEKNIIVLMDYFNSDNKSIKYDVLKHDIGLILSDDKYFFKFKKLFYELKLPVLKTGKILLSNIKEGVILGDQSQEVENQSAVITDCCAQLDLEMKFYYFDNKHSDDEALREHFESISALFSKRIKIENHNLKNPLVKLKNTKDLLHFVMFSKSVANGGAFAFLSTNLNRLYKKLSQNAQLFVPVSE; this is translated from the coding sequence ATGAAGAAAATTTTAATAATCGCAGATGGAACTTTCGCAAGAAATTTTTTAAACAGACTGCTTGAAACAAAATCAAATTTACACCACTATATCGTTGTTTCAAGTGAGGATTACAGCCAAAAATCAAATTATGAAAATTTTACATTTTACCAGTTTGACCCAACTAGCCTCTCAAAGCTAAAAAGTGTGAGTGATGGTTATTTTAGTCAGTTTTGTATAGTTTGCGATGATAAAAATGAGGCGGTTGCTGTTTATGAAAATTTAAGACAGATCAGCACAAAGACCGAGACTGTTTTTATGAGCTCATGGGAGCTTGATGAAAAATGCAAAGAAATATTTGCAAGCGATAAACACTTAAGTGTAGTTGATATCAGAGATATTGCAGCATCAAGACTTATGGATTATTTACCAGATCTACCAGTTTTAGCCGATAATATCGGCCTTAGTGAGGGCGAGATCATGGAAGTTAAGGTGCCAATAGGTAGCTCTTATATGTATCGTCACATCAGCTCGGTAGCTCAGAAAAAATGGCGAATAGCCCTCATATATCGAGGCAGCGAGATCATCTTGCCAAAGCCAAATGTAATGATACAGCCAAGCGATATATTACTAATCGTTGGTGATCCAAATGTGCTTCAAAATGTTTATCGCTCGATCAAGCGTGAAAGTGGGCAGTTTCCAAGTCCATTTGGTAGCAATATCTATGTGCTGATCGATATGATCTCTATGGACAAAGAACGTGTTAGCAAGCTCATAAAGGATAGCTTGTATTTGCATTCAAAGCTAAATAATAAACGCCTTTTTTTTAGAGTGATAAATCCAACTTTAGGCGAAAATTTAGATACTTTAAAAGCGATGAAAGAGAAAAATATCATTGTTTTGATGGATTATTTTAATAGTGATAACAAATCTATAAAATATGATGTTTTAAAGCACGACATCGGTCTAATCTTAAGCGATGATAAATACTTTTTTAAATTTAAAAAGCTATTTTATGAGCTAAAACTTCCAGTGCTAAAAACGGGTAAAATTTTGCTCTCAAATATAAAAGAGGGCGTGATACTAGGCGATCAAAGTCAAGAAGTGGAGAATCAATCAGCTGTGATAACAGACTGCTGTGCACAGCTTGATCTTGAGATGAAATTTTACTATTTTGACAATAAGCATAGCGATGATGAGGCGTTAAGAGAGCATTTTGAGAGCATTAGCGCGCTATTTTCTAAGCGTATAAAGATAGAAAATCACAATCTTAAAAATCCGCTTGTAAAACTAAAAAATACAAAAGATTTGCTTCATTTTGTAATGTTTAGCAAAAGCGTGGCAAATGGTGGGGCATTTGCCTTTTTATCGACAAATTTAAATAGGCTTTATAAAAAACTAAGCCAAAATGCACAGCTTTTTGTGCCAGTAAGTGAGTAA
- a CDS encoding ABC-type transport auxiliary lipoprotein family protein produces the protein MRNLIYIVAAFFFLGCSLKTDVPQATMYEIHYSNKECSAENKQKELKNVFIENVSALDMVDTRKILIVAENNKIRYLSDAKFVSEPSEMVYKSLVKGLYSNCAAKPIFSPNAKDLRLKVSIISLQIRGDKAEVSLAYELFNANTSLKSGMITKEIFCPDPSSSTIFDTINKATNLAIDTLISEIIS, from the coding sequence ATGAGAAATTTGATATACATAGTGGCTGCTTTTTTCTTTCTTGGCTGCTCACTAAAGACAGATGTGCCGCAAGCTACGATGTATGAAATCCACTATTCAAACAAAGAGTGCTCAGCTGAAAACAAGCAAAAAGAGCTAAAAAATGTCTTCATAGAAAACGTGAGTGCTCTTGACATGGTTGATACTAGAAAAATTTTGATCGTGGCTGAAAATAATAAAATCAGATACCTAAGCGATGCTAAATTTGTCTCTGAGCCAAGCGAAATGGTCTATAAATCACTTGTAAAAGGGCTTTATTCAAACTGTGCTGCTAAGCCGATATTTTCACCAAATGCAAAAGATCTTAGACTAAAAGTAAGCATCATCTCTCTTCAAATAAGAGGCGACAAGGCCGAAGTTTCGCTAGCTTATGAGCTATTTAATGCAAACACTTCACTAAAATCAGGCATGATCACAAAAGAAATTTTCTGCCCAGATCCAAGCTCAAGTACTATTTTTGATACGATAAACAAGGCTACAAATTTAGCAATCGACACACTAATCTCTGAAATAATCTCTTAA